Proteins from one Anaerobranca californiensis DSM 14826 genomic window:
- a CDS encoding bifunctional 4-hydroxy-2-oxoglutarate aldolase/2-dehydro-3-deoxy-phosphogluconate aldolase, translating into MNNKQKYFQTIIDNGLIAIIRKINQETVNEVIEALSDGGIKVFEITLDTPGSLEIIKDLRKQYNDDIIIGAGTVLDSETARAAILAGAEFVFTPNINLDVIKLANRYGKLIVPGAMTPTEIVNAYEAGADLIKVFPAGILGSSYIKAIKGPLAHIPIIPTGGINLENAREFIKAGAAALGIGGELVDEKVIKEKNFNLLKKTASKYIEIIKKELK; encoded by the coding sequence ATGAATAATAAACAAAAATATTTTCAAACTATCATAGACAATGGACTTATAGCAATAATAAGAAAAATAAACCAAGAAACTGTAAATGAAGTAATTGAAGCTCTAAGTGATGGTGGTATTAAAGTCTTTGAAATTACCTTAGATACCCCTGGTTCACTAGAAATTATAAAAGATTTAAGAAAACAGTATAATGATGATATTATAATAGGAGCTGGTACAGTTTTAGATAGTGAAACAGCAAGGGCGGCAATTTTGGCTGGTGCTGAATTTGTATTTACACCAAATATAAACTTAGATGTTATTAAACTTGCTAATAGATATGGCAAATTAATTGTTCCAGGCGCTATGACGCCTACAGAAATTGTAAATGCTTATGAAGCTGGAGCAGATCTAATAAAAGTATTTCCTGCAGGTATTTTAGGTTCCTCATATATTAAAGCAATAAAAGGTCCTTTAGCTCATATACCGATAATCCCTACTGGTGGAATAAATCTTGAAAATGCTAGGGAGTTCATTAAAGCTGGTGCCGCAGCACTAGGAATAGGCGGAGAATTAGTTGATGAAAAAGTTATTAAAGAAAAGAATTTTAATTTACTTAAAAAAACAGCTTCTAAATATATAGAAATAATAAAAAAAGAACTTAAATAA
- a CDS encoding IclR family transcriptional regulator has translation MNNLVESVVRAILILEELAKNEKGIGITELSKKLSLSKSTVHRLITTLMHMGLVQQDPIFKTYSLGLKVFELGFKVINDLEIKKKANPYIEALAKEINETVHLAIIDNNEIVYIDKVESSRTLKMYSQIGKRAPVHCTALGKVILAYSDEKKVESILMHSKLKRYTNNTITDKDKFKEHLAKVRELGYAIDNIEHEEGVRCVAAPIFDYTNKVIGAISISGPTVRISEDRIKELAELITSTAHKISKSLGYKFN, from the coding sequence ATGAATAATTTAGTTGAATCTGTTGTAAGAGCAATACTAATTTTAGAAGAATTAGCAAAAAATGAAAAAGGTATTGGTATAACAGAGTTATCTAAAAAACTTAGCTTAAGTAAAAGCACTGTTCATAGACTTATAACAACTTTAATGCATATGGGATTAGTCCAACAAGATCCAATTTTTAAAACATATTCTCTAGGATTAAAAGTTTTTGAACTAGGATTTAAAGTTATAAATGATTTAGAAATTAAAAAAAAGGCGAATCCTTATATAGAAGCATTAGCTAAAGAAATAAATGAAACCGTTCATTTAGCAATTATCGATAATAATGAAATTGTCTATATTGATAAAGTTGAAAGCTCAAGGACATTAAAAATGTATTCTCAAATTGGTAAAAGGGCACCGGTCCATTGTACAGCTTTAGGAAAAGTAATTTTAGCCTATTCTGATGAAAAAAAAGTTGAATCAATCTTAATGCATAGTAAACTTAAACGTTATACAAACAATACTATTACTGATAAAGATAAATTTAAAGAACATTTAGCTAAAGTCAGAGAATTAGGATACGCAATTGATAATATAGAACATGAAGAAGGAGTTAGATGTGTAGCTGCGCCAATTTTTGATTATACTAACAAGGTGATAGGAGCTATTAGTATATCAGGACCGACTGTTAGGATTTCTGAAGATAGAATAAAAGAATTAGCAGAATTAATAACATCTACTGCACACAAAATTTCAAAAAGTTTAGGGTATAAATTCAATTAA
- a CDS encoding sugar kinase: MLDFVTLGETMVMMNPDESGSLKYIFNFKKQLGGAESNVAIGLSRLGFKTGWISLLGADPHGEYIKAFIQGEGVDTSQVKFTTAAPTGLFFKERREIGETKVYYYRKNSAFSTIKPEDLNEEYIAQSKYLHLTGITPALSDSCYQTVLRAIEIAKKYNVKISFDPNLRLKLWKNKNHMKEVILNLIKEADIVLPGLSEGQIIFDTNNPEEIAKKILGFGEKIIAIKLGPEGSLIADSNSMKYVKGFKIEREVDPVGAGDGFAAGFLAGLLKGYDLSQSALIGNAVGAFAVTVKGDVEGLPTMDELQIFMGEKEEIFR, encoded by the coding sequence ATGTTAGATTTTGTAACTTTAGGCGAAACTATGGTTATGATGAATCCTGATGAATCTGGAAGTTTAAAATATATTTTTAACTTTAAAAAACAATTAGGTGGAGCAGAAAGTAATGTCGCTATTGGATTATCAAGATTAGGGTTTAAAACAGGATGGATAAGCCTTTTAGGAGCTGATCCCCATGGTGAATATATAAAAGCTTTTATTCAAGGAGAAGGTGTTGATACTTCTCAAGTTAAGTTTACCACTGCCGCACCTACAGGATTATTTTTTAAAGAAAGAAGGGAAATTGGAGAAACTAAAGTTTATTATTATAGAAAAAATTCAGCTTTTAGTACAATAAAACCTGAAGATTTAAACGAAGAATATATTGCACAATCAAAATATCTTCATTTAACTGGTATTACACCTGCCCTTAGTGATAGCTGCTATCAAACGGTTTTAAGGGCAATTGAAATTGCTAAAAAATACAATGTAAAAATATCATTTGACCCTAATTTAAGGCTTAAGTTATGGAAAAATAAAAATCATATGAAAGAAGTTATTTTAAACCTTATTAAAGAAGCTGATATTGTATTACCAGGTTTATCTGAAGGACAGATTATTTTTGATACTAATAACCCTGAAGAAATAGCCAAAAAAATATTGGGATTTGGGGAAAAGATTATAGCAATAAAATTAGGTCCTGAAGGTTCCTTAATTGCAGATAGTAACTCTATGAAATACGTAAAGGGTTTTAAAATTGAAAGAGAAGTAGATCCAGTAGGTGCAGGAGATGGTTTTGCGGCTGGATTCTTAGCAGGGCTATTAAAAGGTTATGATTTATCACAATCGGCTTTAATTGGTAATGCAGTAGGAGCTTTTGCAGTAACTGTAAAAGGTGATGTAGAAGGGTTACCAACTATGGATGAATTACAAATATTTATGGGAGAAAAAGAAGAAATTTTTAGATAA
- the allD gene encoding ureidoglycolate dehydrogenase — MEVIVSKNELTSICAKQFIKVGVPENHAYNVAEILVHADLRGVHSHGVMRTMHYIKRIKSGGININPKFKIDEKSSAVALLDGDDGLGHVIAKEAMEEAIKRAKDNKIAMVGVINSSHCGALSYYVKMAAEQGFIGIALSHTDKVMVPYGGAESYFGTNPIAFGVPAKKYKPIILDMATSEVAFGKILHARNIGSTIPEHWGVDEEGNPTTDPNKVKSLVPFGGPKGYGLAMMIDILSGILTGSAFGPYITPMYGDYDKMRKLGHLFIAIDTSVFIEKEDFLNNIDKMITDIHQVKPAPGFERVMIPGEPEQLKEDERLINGIPIPEEIYKQLISIE, encoded by the coding sequence ATGGAAGTTATAGTTAGTAAAAATGAGTTAACTTCTATATGTGCTAAACAATTTATAAAAGTTGGTGTACCTGAAAATCATGCTTATAATGTGGCTGAAATTTTAGTACATGCTGATTTACGGGGAGTACATTCCCATGGAGTTATGCGGACAATGCATTATATCAAAAGAATTAAAAGTGGCGGTATAAATATAAACCCTAAATTTAAGATTGATGAGAAAAGCTCAGCTGTAGCTCTTTTAGATGGTGATGATGGATTAGGGCACGTAATAGCAAAGGAAGCAATGGAAGAAGCAATAAAACGTGCAAAGGATAATAAAATTGCTATGGTTGGAGTTATTAATAGTAGCCATTGTGGAGCATTATCTTATTACGTAAAAATGGCAGCAGAACAAGGATTCATAGGAATTGCATTAAGCCATACCGATAAAGTAATGGTTCCTTATGGTGGAGCAGAATCTTATTTTGGTACTAATCCAATTGCATTTGGAGTCCCTGCTAAAAAATATAAACCAATTATTTTAGATATGGCAACAAGTGAAGTGGCTTTTGGTAAAATATTACATGCTAGAAATATAGGTTCAACTATCCCGGAACATTGGGGAGTAGATGAGGAAGGTAATCCAACTACTGATCCTAATAAAGTAAAATCATTAGTTCCCTTTGGAGGACCAAAAGGATATGGTTTAGCTATGATGATTGATATTTTAAGTGGTATTCTAACTGGTTCTGCATTTGGACCTTATATTACACCTATGTATGGGGATTATGACAAAATGCGTAAATTAGGACATCTATTTATAGCTATTGATACTTCAGTTTTTATAGAAAAAGAAGATTTTTTAAATAACATTGATAAAATGATTACTGATATACATCAAGTTAAACCAGCTCCTGGATTTGAAAGGGTTATGATTCCTGGAGAACCTGAACAACTTAAGGAAGATGAACGATTAATAAACGGAATACCTATACCGGAAGAAATATATAAACAACTTATATCTATCGAATAA
- a CDS encoding TRAP transporter small permease gives MESIFDKILSKIYKLMDILMILSILSLVIIVFSNIIFRYFGKSFTWIDETSRLIFVWMALLAAVNGYKINIHPSFTSFLNKLDKNKRKILLYIINFLILAFLIYLFKGGIDYVNSTKHNKIAILNISVAWKYLAVPVASFVMILETLRKFIYIYKDEFFLDEYEMTEINNN, from the coding sequence ATGGAAAGTATCTTTGATAAAATTCTATCAAAAATTTATAAATTGATGGATATTCTTATGATTTTATCAATATTGTCTTTGGTAATTATCGTCTTTTCAAATATTATATTTCGTTATTTTGGAAAATCCTTTACTTGGATTGATGAAACTAGTAGATTGATATTTGTTTGGATGGCATTATTAGCAGCTGTTAATGGGTATAAAATAAATATTCATCCTTCTTTTACTTCCTTTCTAAATAAATTAGATAAAAATAAAAGAAAAATTTTATTATATATTATAAACTTTTTAATCCTTGCTTTTTTAATATATTTATTTAAAGGTGGCATTGATTATGTCAATAGTACAAAACATAATAAAATAGCAATATTAAACATTTCAGTCGCTTGGAAATATTTAGCCGTGCCGGTTGCATCTTTTGTAATGATTTTAGAAACTTTAAGAAAATTTATTTATATATATAAAGATGAATTTTTCTTAGACGAATATGAAATGACTGAGATAAATAATAATTAA
- a CDS encoding TRAP transporter large permease, whose translation MSIIVAFLVSLLGFTFIGVPIAFGIGLTSLITMFLLEMDMPSILARRFVTGIDIYTLMAIPFFMLAGEIMNKAGIVKDLLKFTNAIIGRIRGGLAYVNVLASMFFAGISGSAVADTSAIGSLIIPMMEENGYDKKFSTAITSSSAIIGVIIPPSIPMIIVGSIAQISVARLFLGGMIPGILIGLGLMLYCYYISKKRNYPIGEKITFKQFLNVLKTTIWALILPGIILVGIIGGFFTATEAGVIAVVYAIVISFVFYGVKLKDYPNILREACLNTGIVMLVCASAMALTWFLGVAQVPQNLSNFLLSISDNKLLFLFFINVILFLVGMVVDLTPALFLLVPILLPVSLNYGIDPIHFSIIMVANLSVGLITPPVGTVLYVATSISKLKLEQLIKEMLPMYIILFILLLIITYLPIVVLWLPSLI comes from the coding sequence TTGTCGATAATAGTAGCTTTCTTAGTTTCTTTATTAGGATTTACTTTTATTGGAGTTCCAATTGCTTTTGGTATTGGACTAACCTCTTTAATTACGATGTTTTTATTAGAAATGGATATGCCTTCTATTTTGGCAAGAAGATTTGTAACGGGAATTGACATATATACTTTAATGGCTATTCCTTTTTTTATGTTAGCTGGAGAAATTATGAATAAAGCAGGTATTGTTAAAGATCTATTAAAATTTACTAATGCTATAATAGGAAGAATACGTGGTGGTTTAGCTTATGTAAATGTTTTAGCCAGCATGTTTTTTGCTGGAATTAGTGGCTCAGCGGTTGCTGATACATCGGCAATAGGATCTCTAATTATACCTATGATGGAAGAGAATGGTTATGATAAAAAGTTTTCTACTGCTATTACTTCATCATCTGCAATTATTGGAGTAATAATTCCACCAAGTATTCCTATGATTATTGTAGGTTCTATAGCTCAAATTTCAGTAGCTAGATTATTTTTAGGTGGGATGATACCAGGGATATTAATTGGATTAGGATTAATGCTTTATTGTTATTATATTTCTAAAAAGAGAAATTATCCTATTGGTGAAAAAATAACATTTAAACAGTTTTTAAATGTTTTAAAAACAACTATTTGGGCCCTTATATTACCTGGTATTATTTTAGTTGGTATTATAGGGGGATTCTTTACTGCTACTGAAGCAGGGGTAATTGCTGTTGTATATGCTATTGTTATTTCCTTTGTTTTTTATGGTGTAAAATTAAAAGATTATCCTAATATATTAAGGGAAGCATGTTTAAATACAGGTATAGTTATGTTAGTATGTGCATCAGCTATGGCCTTAACATGGTTTTTAGGTGTTGCTCAAGTTCCTCAAAATTTATCAAACTTTTTATTAAGTATTTCGGATAATAAATTATTATTTTTATTCTTCATCAATGTTATTTTATTTTTAGTTGGAATGGTAGTTGATTTAACTCCAGCATTATTCTTGTTAGTGCCAATTTTATTGCCTGTTAGTTTGAATTATGGTATAGATCCTATTCATTTTAGTATTATAATGGTTGCTAATTTAAGTGTAGGTTTGATTACTCCTCCAGTAGGAACAGTCTTATATGTTGCAACATCTATTTCAAAATTAAAACTTGAACAGTTAATTAAAGAAATGTTGCCTATGTATATTATTTTATTTATCTTATTGTTAATTATTACTTATTTACCGATAGTTGTATTGTGGCTACCATCACTAATTTAA
- a CDS encoding TRAP transporter substrate-binding protein gives MKKTKIAVVLVALLLLNSILLTGCKREDSKDEITLKIAHYYAVDHPVNRYFEEVFKQKVESETNGSVKVQIYPNSQLGDEQEFVEGVQLGTVEMALTGNLWENTVPEFRIMQMPFMFVNYDHANAVLNGPIGQKIYEYLEPLNVKVLASFPNGFRVISNNRRPINSIDDIPGIKMRVFQGETIIKLMNILGFETIVLPISELFTSLQQGVVDGQDNPLATSFYNGYYEVQKYVAITNHMYSPGYIVINNNVWNKLTKEQQKIIENAAKETAFKIKEAVKNQEEQIIQKIEEQGIVVTYPDLLPFIEKVSPLIDEYINSHPHTESIIKEIKELANEYLK, from the coding sequence ATGAAAAAAACTAAAATTGCCGTTGTTTTGGTAGCTTTACTATTATTAAATTCTATCTTGTTAACTGGATGTAAGAGAGAAGACAGTAAGGATGAAATTACATTAAAAATTGCCCATTATTATGCAGTTGATCACCCGGTAAATCGATATTTTGAAGAGGTATTCAAACAAAAAGTTGAAAGTGAAACTAATGGAAGTGTTAAAGTACAAATTTATCCTAATAGTCAATTAGGAGATGAGCAAGAGTTTGTTGAAGGTGTACAACTTGGGACTGTAGAAATGGCTTTAACAGGAAATTTGTGGGAGAATACAGTTCCTGAATTTAGAATAATGCAAATGCCATTTATGTTTGTAAACTATGATCATGCTAATGCTGTACTAAATGGACCAATTGGGCAAAAAATTTATGAATATTTAGAACCATTAAATGTTAAGGTTTTAGCATCATTCCCAAATGGATTTAGGGTTATATCAAATAATAGAAGACCAATCAATAGTATAGATGATATACCTGGTATAAAAATGAGGGTATTTCAAGGGGAAACCATTATTAAACTTATGAATATATTAGGTTTTGAAACAATTGTTTTGCCTATCTCAGAATTATTTACTTCTTTACAACAAGGTGTAGTAGATGGCCAAGATAATCCATTAGCAACAAGTTTTTATAATGGATATTATGAGGTACAAAAATATGTTGCTATAACAAATCATATGTATAGTCCTGGTTATATTGTTATAAATAATAATGTTTGGAATAAATTAACAAAAGAACAACAAAAAATTATAGAAAATGCCGCAAAAGAAACGGCTTTCAAAATAAAAGAAGCTGTTAAAAATCAAGAAGAGCAAATTATACAAAAGATAGAAGAACAAGGTATAGTTGTTACCTATCCTGATTTATTACCATTTATCGAAAAAGTGAGTCCATTAATAGATGAATATATTAATTCCCATCCTCATACAGAAAGTATCATAAAAGAAATAAAAGAGTTAGCAAATGAATATTTAAAATAA
- a CDS encoding heme NO-binding domain-containing protein — translation MKGTLMAAWMNSAKKLYGSEIVEKNMKQANWDKDHIIKPTEDIQEDIPKKIMAGIAKDVGIPVSEVWQAIGKENIYSFFKLYPSYFKQQNLFSFLSSMDDIHTIITNKMPGATPPRLIMEVISNTEAKITYISKREMYDYLYGLMLGAAEFFNEKLEITPLAKGPGTATFKLKFEKPIISRKTYLLNKFLSFGFIKSVELKSAILTTVTTLGLLLIISPIIPENFNTLVLAPLLLLTSFISSKMMNKPLKNIIDTIENIKSRKFFLTTEITTNDQYEKLNSSLNEYKKSITNDLIAFKGITDEMDSFGETFTRISSEMNQTSSEISQVVEQVAAGVMNQAEETESSVFILNQNIDSLKEIVDKENQSKDLLENVVKEINEGYNAVKETTENLQSIISQFSTLKDNADKLELKTKDINEVVETVTSIAEQTNLLALNASIEAARAGEHGRGFSVVAEEIRKLAEESKKAASSISEDLQSFTISINNIVKDIENQFVILRDESTKLDKVAQSNYQSTLSIRSVTDSIIGMINQLTTETESIAQIYNKIESLAAIAEENSASAQEVSANVSQYTSKIKDMSQNIIEFKKLTEQFKEDLDKYQI, via the coding sequence ATGAAAGGAACATTGATGGCAGCATGGATGAACTCTGCAAAAAAACTATATGGTTCTGAAATCGTTGAAAAAAATATGAAACAAGCTAACTGGGATAAGGATCATATAATCAAACCTACTGAAGATATCCAGGAAGACATACCTAAAAAAATCATGGCAGGTATCGCTAAAGATGTGGGTATCCCGGTATCAGAAGTTTGGCAAGCTATTGGAAAGGAAAACATTTATTCTTTCTTTAAATTATATCCCAGTTATTTTAAACAACAAAACCTCTTCTCTTTTTTAAGCTCCATGGATGATATACATACTATAATTACCAATAAAATGCCTGGGGCCACCCCTCCCCGTCTTATCATGGAAGTAATATCTAATACCGAAGCTAAAATAACTTACATATCTAAAAGGGAAATGTATGACTACCTTTACGGCTTGATGTTAGGGGCAGCGGAATTTTTCAATGAAAAATTGGAAATTACTCCACTAGCTAAAGGTCCAGGTACCGCAACCTTTAAACTAAAATTTGAAAAACCTATAATCTCAAGGAAAACATATTTGTTAAATAAATTCCTTTCCTTTGGTTTTATCAAGTCCGTTGAATTAAAATCAGCAATTTTGACAACGGTTACTACCCTAGGACTATTACTAATTATATCGCCTATAATCCCTGAAAACTTTAATACCTTAGTATTAGCTCCCCTGTTGTTATTAACTTCCTTTATTTCCTCTAAAATGATGAACAAACCTTTAAAAAATATTATCGATACAATAGAAAACATTAAATCACGGAAATTTTTCTTAACAACTGAAATTACTACTAATGATCAATATGAAAAACTAAACTCATCTTTAAATGAATATAAGAAAAGTATAACCAATGATTTAATTGCTTTTAAAGGGATAACCGATGAAATGGATTCCTTTGGAGAGACCTTTACCAGAATATCTTCGGAAATGAACCAAACATCTTCGGAAATCTCTCAAGTAGTAGAACAAGTTGCCGCTGGGGTTATGAATCAAGCTGAGGAAACAGAGTCTTCAGTATTTATCCTAAACCAAAACATTGATTCATTGAAAGAAATTGTAGATAAAGAAAACCAAAGTAAAGATCTTTTAGAAAATGTAGTTAAAGAAATCAATGAAGGATACAATGCAGTTAAAGAAACAACAGAAAACCTGCAAAGTATAATATCCCAATTCTCCACTTTAAAAGATAATGCTGACAAATTAGAACTAAAAACAAAGGATATCAATGAAGTCGTTGAAACAGTGACATCTATAGCAGAACAGACAAACCTATTAGCTTTAAATGCATCTATTGAAGCTGCAAGGGCCGGTGAACATGGTAGAGGTTTTTCCGTTGTAGCAGAAGAAATCAGGAAACTGGCGGAAGAATCAAAAAAAGCTGCAAGTAGCATTTCTGAAGATTTACAATCCTTTACTATCAGTATAAATAATATTGTTAAAGATATCGAAAATCAGTTTGTTATACTTAGAGATGAAAGTACAAAATTAGATAAAGTAGCCCAATCTAATTACCAATCTACCTTAAGTATCCGCTCTGTAACAGATTCTATTATAGGTATGATAAATCAATTGACTACTGAAACTGAATCTATTGCTCAGATATATAATAAAATTGAGAGCCTTGCCGCCATTGCTGAAGAAAATTCTGCTTCAGCCCAAGAAGTTTCCGCAAATGTCTCCCAATATACATCAAAGATCAAAGATATGAGTCAAAATATCATAGAGTTTAAAAAATTAACAGAACAATTCAAAGAAGACTTGGATAAATACCAAATATAA
- a CDS encoding EscU/YscU/HrcU family type III secretion system export apparatus switch protein has product MTKKKVAALKYDIEKDNAPKVVAAGSGTIGEKIIEIAKENNIPLYSDKQLVEQLIKLELGSTIPPNLYQVVAEILVYIYSLEEEVKK; this is encoded by the coding sequence ATGACTAAGAAAAAAGTAGCAGCATTAAAATATGATATAGAAAAAGACAATGCCCCTAAAGTTGTGGCAGCGGGAAGTGGAACTATAGGGGAAAAGATAATAGAAATTGCCAAGGAAAACAACATCCCGTTATATAGTGATAAACAATTAGTAGAACAACTAATAAAGCTAGAATTAGGTTCTACTATACCTCCTAATTTGTACCAAGTAGTAGCAGAGATCCTAGTTTACATTTATAGCTTAGAGGAAGAAGTGAAAAAATAG
- a CDS encoding Ig-like domain-containing protein, which produces MDVELYNSVLQIKSINGRRRGVLNMKRLKKGFLILLITGLIFNLISFPVEAQSSGRLVVSMPNQGYVGNTITVNINIDNFSGFGVSGIAGYQFNLNYNGSVLRPRLQGSTYHKAGPLSSGYMITSNLVENSIRVAAASASPNINRNGTLLSFQFEIIGGGSSNVTLTNIVLDGVPANRISVSNGSISTSHYVAPTGITLNKTSLNLNVGESERLTATVSPNNATDKRVEWSSTNRNVATVDSNGNVRAVGPGTATINAKTVAGNRVATATVRVTAPVTGVSIGGESKILLGDTQQLIANITPANASNKNVSWSSSNPSILSVDGNGNVTAKGIGEAIITVTTEDGNKKATKTITVVSEMPLEGIKAKNPSIEIMLGDTFTPELEFIPKNATNKKVNWQSSDSNVVKVDSNGNLFAVGVGETTVKGVSEDGGHEVVIEVKVLPIPEEKLVETYFTISENSHTFELPKTLFFKNDYIQLKDERITVKIPKELIDSTFAANDIINYDSFKLTVNKVNPAIPENYRVLSPVYEFKFEVDGRYIHQFAGEVIKTITFDPTLVQNIQRVSLYWFNEETKEWEKIDSQIDETKGLVHARVNHWSLYVLLEDLGGKGLFNFSGSVSFSVLIFMMLLTLVLGIVIGYMIWGFKKPVKWSKGV; this is translated from the coding sequence TTGGATGTAGAATTATATAATAGTGTTTTACAGATTAAATCCATAAATGGCAGAAGAAGAGGTGTTTTAAATATGAAAAGGCTGAAAAAAGGATTTTTGATTCTTTTAATTACTGGATTGATCTTTAATTTAATATCTTTCCCCGTAGAAGCTCAAAGTAGTGGTAGGTTAGTAGTTTCCATGCCTAATCAAGGATATGTAGGCAATACCATAACAGTTAATATAAATATAGATAATTTTAGTGGATTTGGAGTCAGTGGAATAGCAGGTTACCAATTTAACTTAAATTACAATGGTTCTGTATTAAGGCCAAGATTACAGGGGAGTACATACCATAAAGCCGGTCCTCTTTCCTCTGGATATATGATTACTTCTAATTTAGTAGAAAATAGTATTAGAGTTGCTGCAGCATCAGCTTCACCTAACATTAATAGAAACGGCACTTTACTGTCTTTTCAATTTGAAATTATCGGAGGGGGAAGTAGTAATGTTACATTAACTAATATCGTATTAGATGGTGTTCCAGCTAACCGAATTTCTGTATCTAATGGTTCAATTTCCACCTCTCATTATGTGGCACCGACGGGTATAACTTTAAACAAGACGTCTCTTAATTTAAATGTCGGTGAAAGTGAACGGTTAACTGCCACCGTTTCCCCTAATAATGCCACTGATAAAAGGGTGGAATGGTCTTCTACAAATAGAAATGTAGCTACTGTAGATAGTAATGGTAATGTTCGGGCAGTAGGTCCAGGTACCGCTACTATTAATGCCAAAACAGTAGCTGGCAATAGAGTTGCTACCGCTACAGTTAGGGTTACTGCACCGGTTACCGGGGTAAGCATTGGAGGGGAATCAAAGATCCTTTTAGGGGATACCCAACAACTAATTGCTAATATCACCCCTGCCAATGCCAGTAATAAAAATGTGAGTTGGTCTTCCAGTAATCCTTCTATTCTAAGTGTAGATGGAAATGGTAATGTAACGGCAAAGGGGATAGGGGAAGCTATTATTACCGTTACCACAGAAGATGGAAACAAAAAAGCTACTAAAACTATTACCGTTGTTAGTGAAATGCCGTTAGAAGGGATAAAAGCAAAGAATCCTTCTATAGAAATTATGTTAGGGGATACCTTTACTCCTGAGTTAGAATTTATTCCTAAAAATGCTACTAATAAAAAGGTAAATTGGCAAAGTAGTGACTCTAATGTTGTAAAGGTGGATAGCAATGGCAATTTATTTGCAGTAGGGGTTGGCGAAACTACCGTAAAAGGGGTTTCTGAAGATGGTGGCCATGAAGTTGTTATCGAAGTCAAAGTTTTACCGATACCGGAAGAGAAATTAGTAGAAACATATTTTACCATAAGTGAAAATAGCCATACCTTTGAATTACCTAAAACCCTTTTCTTTAAGAATGATTACATTCAGTTGAAAGATGAAAGAATTACTGTAAAAATTCCCAAAGAATTGATTGACTCAACCTTTGCAGCCAATGACATAATAAACTATGACAGCTTTAAATTGACGGTAAATAAAGTAAACCCAGCAATTCCCGAAAATTACAGGGTATTAAGCCCGGTATATGAATTTAAATTTGAGGTAGATGGCAGATATATCCACCAGTTTGCTGGAGAAGTAATTAAAACAATCACCTTTGATCCAACATTAGTCCAAAATATCCAAAGGGTTTCACTATACTGGTTTAATGAAGAAACAAAGGAATGGGAAAAAATTGATTCTCAAATTGATGAAACCAAGGGTTTGGTCCATGCCAGGGTTAACCACTGGAGTTTATATGTCCTATTAGAAGACTTAGGTGGAAAAGGATTGTTCAATTTCAGTGGTTCTGTCAGTTTCAGTGTTTTAATATTTATGATGCTACTAACTTTAGTTTTAGGAATAGTTATTGGATATATGATTTGGGGATTTAAAAAACCAGTTAAATGGTCAAAGGGAGTATAA